The Novipirellula caenicola genome includes a region encoding these proteins:
- the queC gene encoding 7-cyano-7-deazaguanine synthase QueC, producing the protein MTSPQKRSAVVLLSGGLDSATCLAIANAEGFATHAISFRYGQRHEYELDRAQQLARSLGAASHRIVDINLAQFGGSALTDASIGVPKHEAVEEVGESIPVTYVPARNTVFLSLALAFAETIQSTDIYIGVNALDYSGYPDCRPAFITAFQTMANLATKAGVEGQNPLQIHTPLLDLTKAQIIAKGISLGVDYSQTLSCYDPGAGGTPCGHCDACLLRNKGFAENAMTDPSL; encoded by the coding sequence ATGACAAGTCCACAAAAACGCAGCGCCGTCGTCCTTCTCTCGGGCGGTCTCGACAGTGCTACGTGCCTGGCGATCGCCAATGCCGAAGGCTTTGCCACGCATGCAATCAGCTTTCGCTATGGTCAACGCCACGAGTATGAACTCGATCGTGCTCAGCAGCTTGCCCGTTCGCTCGGCGCGGCGTCTCACCGGATCGTCGACATCAACTTGGCCCAGTTCGGCGGATCGGCACTCACCGATGCATCGATTGGGGTGCCAAAGCACGAAGCCGTCGAGGAAGTTGGCGAATCGATCCCCGTCACGTATGTCCCCGCTCGCAACACCGTGTTTCTATCGCTCGCACTTGCGTTTGCTGAAACGATTCAATCGACCGACATTTACATTGGGGTCAATGCGTTGGACTACAGCGGGTACCCGGATTGCCGTCCTGCCTTTATCACCGCGTTTCAAACCATGGCCAATCTGGCGACCAAAGCTGGCGTCGAAGGGCAAAACCCGCTGCAGATTCACACGCCGCTACTGGATTTGACCAAGGCACAAATCATTGCCAAAGGCATCTCACTTGGCGTCGATTATTCACAAACGCTGTCGTGTTATGATCCGGGCGCAGGAGGCACGCCCTGTGGCCACTGCGATGCGTGTTTGTTACGAAACAAGGGCTTTGCCGAAAACGCAATGACCGACCCGAGTCTGTAG